The sequence below is a genomic window from Aspergillus nidulans FGSC A4 chromosome V.
GGCTCCTCGTCATGTCCTCACGACCGTACCACGCGGCTACCTGGAGCGCAGTCAAGACGCCGCTGTCGTCCGGGTCGTCACTCGGATCAATTGCCAGGTTGATGTCAGCACCGTGGTCTATAAGCAGGCTCATCATGCTCTCATCCCCGTTCGTAATTGCAACTTGCAGTGGGGTATAGTACCAGTCGTTCGTGATATTGACATCTGCACCCCTGCGAATCATGTCCACACATAGATCATAGCGCCCTTTGAGGACTGCGGCCCCAAGAGGAGTGCCACCGCCAGCAGCGGCACCGTTCGTAGCGGCGTTGATACCCGCTCCTGCGTCCAGCAGGGTCTTCACAACCTCTGCATACTCCCTGTCGCTGAAAATAGCGGCAATCAGTGGACAACCGTATAGGCCATTGGTCACGCGTTTAACGTCCGCCCCTAGTTCGAGAAGGCGCCAGACGGTCTCAAGATGAGACTTTCCTGCGGCCGCTTCGAGTGCCGTGCATTTTGGGTAGGTTGCCATTTTACTAACACTGTCGATGTCGGCCCCCATCTTCACGAGGAGCTCGACCGTTGCCGTGTGTCCCTTGCGGGCAGCCACCATGAGCGCATCTGTCGTCTCAGTGGTATCGCCTGAGGGGACTCCTAACTCGAACTGTTTCGGTGTGGCCGTGTTGGGCGGCACACAGCAGTGCCGTCCCTCGATCGCCTGCAGGCGCGTTCACATCCACGCCCACTTCAGCCAAATGCGGATCACAGCATCAtgtccagccacagccgccGCCTGTATGCTATTACCGTAATGCTCATCAAAGTAATCCACGTCTGCTCCGGCAGTTAGGAGACATCGCACAATCTCCGCATTACCTGTGGAGCTGGCAGCATTTAGCGCATTACGGTGTCGGCCCCCCTTTGCATTCACGTCGGCTCCCAGttcaagcagcagctcgACGGCGTCCAGTCTCTCCGCTATACAGGCGGAATAGAGGCTGTCAGGCCTCTTGTCGCTTTCATCGTTGACCTTAGCGCCACATGCAACCAGGGATCGAATCAAGTCCAGCATTCCCAGTGATGCTGCAGCCATCAAAGGACACCCATACCGTCCACCAAGAGCATTCAGGTCCGCTCCCCGCTCGATAAGCAACTCAACAAGCTGCACGTTCTTGCTTACAATGGCCGATGTCAGTGGGTGTCCGAACCAACCACCTCGCTTATCCACATGAGCTCCGTGACtgaggagctgctggacgattTGCATATGCGACTTCTCGGCCGCCGCGGCCAATGGGGACCCGTATCTTCGGCAGGTAATATTCATGTCTGCCCCATGCTGCAGGAGGGTCGAAACCACTTGTTGGCGGCCTTCAATAGCAGCAACCTGTAGCGGTGTGCCATGTTTGCCGCTGGGCGCGTTGATATCCACACcatgctgcagaagcaaacTGACGACATCTTCATGGCCCCTGGATGACGAGACATAAAGGCAGTTTTCGAGAGCGGATGGCTCGAGGGGGGCTGTATGCTCAAGAAGTACCTTCACGATCTTCGCGTGTCTGGCGAATGACGCAGCCTTTAAGGGCTCCCTCACGTCAAGCCCCAAATCCGTTTCCAGCAGGCGCAGCACCACCCTCGGCAGCCCAAATAAAGACGCAAAGTAGAGAGACGAAGTGTCCGAGACCTTCGGTTGCTGTCCCGAGGCCTtgtggagatggagatacaAGTGGCACCACAGGCTGAAGTTCTCTCGCTCCTCACAATCCTCCTCCAGGAGCTTCATCACCAAGGCAAAgacgtcgtcatcgtcctcgctgAAGTGAGCATGGGCACCCCACCCCTGGACGGCATATCGCAGGAACTTGTATTCCTCAAAACGCTGCAGCATTTGATCCCCCGGTTCCTCATAATTTGTAGAGAAGTCACTGTAGCACAAGTAGATAAGGCAAACTCGCGCGAGCTCTGCGTGGGCCGTCTCACATCCCACCCAGAAATgtggcatcttctccttaATATGAGGAGAGACCAGAAATTCCTTGACCGTATAGTGCGCTAGTGTCAAGTATCCATCATGAGAAATGACGACCAGGCTGCCACAAAGCTCGACCACATCCTCCGGGTCAGTAAAGACAGCATCGAAATCAAAGGAATCTTCTGCATTTTCGGGGTCAATGCTCAAGCATTCCGCTAGCTCCTGTAGCGTCAAATTCCGGATACCGCGTACTAGCCACCTGAGCAGGCGCTGCACCGAGGTCACTTCTTCGTCCCGTTCAGCCTCCAGTCTCTGCAAAATCCGCATGTAGGTATCGTACAGTGTCTTAGGGAGGTCATCCAGCGCGTTTCGAATAGCCCTGTCGTTACGTAGCTTGCACAGCTGGTCGATCTGGCATTTTACCCACTGGAACATCCCATGGGCTCCCTGGATGAGGGTCTCGCAGATGAAGTTCTGGAGTTTGGGATCCctgagcttcagcttttTTGCTTTGATCTTATCCGCTACTTCCGATCGGACGTACAGCTCAATATCCGCGGCGTTATCGCTGGGCTCAATTGAAGTGTGTGGCAAATCTTCGTAAGTCCGCGCGATATCGATCTCATGGCGGCTCGTCACAAGTACTCTGGCACATTTACAAGTCTCGGCAATCCTTCTCAAGGCATATGCTACGCCCTCTCTATCCTCCGTCTCATCGACCGCGTCAACGACTATATAACATTGATCGAACGAGTCCGAGAGGAAGTCACTGAAATTATTCAACAGCTCGTCGAACTCAGCGGTGTACGCCGGGTTTTCCCTGTGTTGCTTCTCGAAGAAGTTATATAGGCAACCCAAGACTGCATGGTTTTGCCTTGCAAATTTGGACAGTAAGGTGGTTAGAAGGACTGTTGACGACTGTTTTTGCTTGTCCTTGTAGTCGCAATAAAAGTAAGCCAGGCCTCTGGCTTGATTCTCCGTGTGCTGCCGCAGCCAGTCGATCACGGTCGATGCGAGGATTGTCTTTCCAGCACCCGCTGCTTGTTGTTAGCGGCAGGCCATATGCGGTCACTTTGAGGCAGGACTCACGAATTGCATGAAGCCAGAGGAACGAGTTATCCGCTGCGAGCCAGTCGTGGAACGGCTGGCCATTGACAAACCAAGTCCCGGTCCCCGCGCGGCGTAACTTGGTGGCTGTGTTGTGGTTCGCAGCAGCATTAACAGAGGCCAGCCACTGATTCAGTTGTGCAACCTTCTGCTGGTCAAGATATTCTGTGACCGAATCCTGTCGCGCTTCAAGCCTTTCCCAGCGGTCAGCCTGCCGCTtccgctcatcttctgctttggcGCGGCCCTCGCTAGCGAGTTCTTTCTCCGCAATATCCACCTCTTGCTCCACGCGCGCCATAGACTTCTGGATCTGTTCAACTATATCGCCGAACTGCAATTTGAACGGCTTCCATATCACCTTCCATGCGGCGCGCAGGCTGACGGCACTTGTGCTAAACCGTCGCACTGAGCTCTGCTCATTCTTCCCCTGTCGAAAGACCGCTCGAGCCCGGGCGCAGAACTCCAGGATAGCCTGGAAGATATTCACCATGGACTGCGCCAGGACCGCGTTGTCGGAGTACAACCGTGGGTAGCGACGGAGGCGGCTCAGATTATACCCGATCTCTTCGAACATTCCGGAGAGTTTGTCAAAATACTCATTATAATCCTTTGCAACTTGCAGAACAACCTTGCAGCTGCCCCATATAGGCTGCATCAGCGAGACTGAACCCGCCAAGGCATCCAGTGCCCCCGAGAAGCGCTCGACGCCCCCCACGAACGACTGAATATTCGGCGCTATTCGGCGCGAGATGGCTGCTTTGCCATGCTGGTTATCCAAATCTACCAGATCATGAATGAGCTTCTCTGAGCAATCTGTCGCCTGGAAAATGAGCCTCTCTTCTGTGCTGAGCTGGCTGACGAACGCCTGCACCGTGGCTTGGCAATCATGTTGGATGGTACTATCTCTAGCGTCAGCCATGCCTAGAGCGCACGAGGTGCCACTTACCTTGGGCCAGCATCTTTTGTCATTCTGCTTACTTTCAAGTTATGCTCTGCAGCGAGTGATCGGTGAAACCGTGGTTGAAGTCTGGGTATGGGGAATGTTGCTAAGGAGGGGCACAGCTGCGGCTGAGCGGTGGACCCTGGCTAAGGCTTGTTTTGGGATAGATGGGCTGCTTCTTGGATATAATAAGTAGCCCATGGTCCTTTAAAGCGGGTCTTGGAGCATGATTACGCGAGACGCCTTCGCCTCTGTCGACTAGAAAGGTATAGTGCCTTTGGCGCATCGCCCTCCTGCAAAGACAAAGCCCATCACTGTAGCGGATGCCTTTGAGGGCTCAATATATAACAAAGAGCAGAGATCCCGACAGTGATATAGAGCTCATACACTTAGCTATGATGCCATTGAATAGCATCTCTTAGTGTATGCAGTACCGTCTGCATTGACTTGCTCTAGATTCTTTAcatagtatatatatataaacagCATGCTTCTGTAAATACCAGGCGCAAACAGATGCAGCGAGCTGTACATagtattattttcaaaaGTAATCTTTTCCCCGGCAGAATAGCACATCTTTTGGCTGCTCTCAGTCATAATCTTCGGGACCCCGAATGGCATTCGCCGTGCTCTCGCGTATCTCACTTCATCCTAGTCAATGGCAGTGTTTGAGCATAGACGACGCAATTTCCCAATCAGATGAAAGATGTCGAGAGAAAACTGAGGTTACCATGGTCTAGTTTTGTTAGTATTCCAGATTAGCGAGTGGAAGAGGAATAAACATACCATGACATGGGCAGCATCGCCGGCGATCGTCACAAGCTATCCCTGTCAACCGACGGCACGCATTCCCAGTCAGCGAGGTTACTCTCCAGAACCGGCAGAATGGTCTCATACAGGAAAGGAACAAATCTCACGGCAGCTGCTTTATGGTCGCAGCCCCTCTTCATCGAACGCGGGCACTTCGCTGCCTCGATTAGGGATATCTAGGAGTCTAAAATACTCGAAATCCTTAACTTCCTAGTTGGAATACTCATATCTCACGTTTGGCCGCAGTGGTGAGTTAGGTAATTGGCCTTGGTATCATAATGTCACCTGGCGCTCGCAATGATTCATTGCACTCCCACGCTCCGTCACAACCTTACAGGCCTCTATTGCTAGCTTGTgttttatatatattacaaAATCGTGCATATATTTTATGAGCTTCTATGGAGCGTCGGATTAGAcg
It includes:
- a CDS encoding uncharacterized protein (transcript_id=CADANIAT00002763), whose translation is MLAQATVQAFVSQLSTEERLIFQATDCSEKLIHDLVDLDNQHGKAAISRRIAPNIQSFVGGVERFSGALDALAGSVSLMQPIWGSCKVVLQVAKDYNEYFDKLSGMFEEIGYNLSRLRRYPRLYSDNAVLAQSMVNIFQAILEFCARARAVFRQGKNEQSSVRRFSTSAVSLRAAWKVIWKPFKLQFGDIVEQIQKSMARVEQEVDIAEKELASEGRAKAEDERKRQADRWERLEARQDSVTEYLDQQKVAQLNQWLASVNAAANHNTATKLRRAGTGTWFVNGQPFHDWLAADNSFLWLHAIPGAGKTILASTVIDWLRQHTENQARGLAYFYCDYKDKQKQSSTVLLTTLLSKFARQNHAVLGCLYNFFEKQHRENPAYTAEFDELLNNFSDFLSDSFDQCYIVVDAVDETEDREGVAYALRRIAETCKCARVLVTSRHEIDIARTYEDLPHTSIEPSDNAADIELYVRSEVADKIKAKKLKLRDPKLQNFICETLIQGAHGMFQWVKCQIDQLCKLRNDRAIRNALDDLPKTLYDTYMRILQRLEAERDEEVTSVQRLLRWLVRGIRNLTLQELAECLSIDPENAEDSFDFDAVFTDPEDVVELCGSLVVISHDGYLTLAHYTVKEFLVSPHIKEKMPHFWVGCETAHAELARVCLIYLCYSDFSTNYEEPGDQMLQRFEEYKFLRYAVQGWGAHAHFSEDDDDVFALVMKLLEEDCEERENFSLWCHLYLHLHKASGQQPKVSDTSSLYFASLFGLPRVVLRLLETDLGLDVREPLKAASFARHAKIVKVLLEHTAPLEPSALENCLYVSSSRGHEDVVSLLLQHGVDINAPSGKHGTPLQVAAIEGRQQVVSTLLQHGADMNITCRRYGSPLAAAAEKSHMQIVQQLLSHGAHVDKRGGWFGHPLTSAIVSKNVQLVELLIERGADLNALGGRYGCPLMAAASLGMLDLIRSLVACGAKVNDESDKRPDSLYSACIAERLDAVELLLELGADVNAKGGRHRNALNAASSTGNAEIVRCLLTAGADVDYFDEHYGNSIQAAAVAGHDAAIEGRHCCVPPNTATPKQFELGVPSGDTTETTDALMVAARKGHTATVELLVKMGADIDSVSKMATYPKCTALEAAAGKSHLETVWRLLELGADVKRVTNGLYGCPLIAAIFSDREYAEVVKTLLDAGAGINAATNGAAAGGGTPLGAAVLKGRYDLCVDMIRRGADVNITNDWYYTPLQVAITNGDESMMSLLIDHGADINLAIDPSDDPDDSGVLTALQVAAWYGREDMTRSLVSLGANISDELKGAKYKSALQVASFRDHGRVVRILIDAGSEVDEVGGLHGTSLQAAAVEGSDGAAQVLLEAGADINRGQVGTMGTALMAACCTGWKHMVRLLIEHGADVNAIGHKPDCFPLHAAAYRGYPNIVRSLLDAGADVNARGGMYGTALIAASYGLESDICEILLERGADPNIVAGRYGASPSLQGGEFGTPLGAAIDGSCETLVDELLRRHGVDPNCPVGKHGSALQACIAERGDGDDAWLILLKAGVDVNCRSGVRGSPLIAAAATNEYKIAEYMLDHGADVNVEGNLYYPTAVHGAIKAERMDILKLLVERGANVNMANSFHGSPLEYACSLARLPMIRYLLRHGADLGLSIKGRYGAALQAAAISGSGVTVRYLNRRGADIHRRGGKQGSALTACILKCDLFTVEVLLKKGADVNVRGGVYGYPLQAAAVKGLDSIPLVLLLLRYGADINAKGGKYGTALQAACVAGNYELVQLLLERGAEVNVTAGFCRNALHAAALLRNKHICKLLMKHGADWSLVDRSLSHFAPSILDYANGILRKVHDDQQNGWPDNESDESEDTADTDDSDDADDTDDTNDGEDTEDSESDENDESDEDGECDESEDKSKESEEEHSESNGEYVYLNVESIPFFYEPYCAVSVQAGRSDGTDDDEPLLNADLREPELTDWSVLAWLQVECGKNGDFV